The Sphingomonas sanguinis nucleotide sequence TGGCGTCATAGGCATCGCCATGCCCCATCGCCTTTTCGAAGATCGACGGGTTGGAGGTGACGCCGGTCAGCCCGTCCTCAGCGACGAGCTTTTCCAAGCCCTTCGCCTCCAGGAACTTGCGATCGACGAAATCGAGCCAGGGGGCGCAGCCCTTGGCGCCCAGTTCCGACAGCTTGCTCATCACTTGGTCTCCAGCATTTCGCGGGCCACCTTCACGACATTGTCGTGGGTGAAGCCATACTTGTCCTGCAACTTGGCGAGCGGGGCCGAGGCCCCGAAGGTCGACATGGTGATCGTGCGACCGTCGAACCCGACATAGCGGTCCCAGCCGATCGACCCGGCCTGCTCGACCGCCAGACGCTTGGTCACGGTCTTGGGCAGCACGCTGTCCTTATAGGCGGCGTCCTGCATCTCGAACCGATACCAGCTGGGCAGCGAGACGACGCGAACCTTCACGCCGTCCGCCTTCAACGTCTCATAGGCATCGGCGACCAGCGACAACTCGGAACCCGTTGCGATGAGGATGATGTCGGGTGTGCCGTCGCAATCCGCAAGGACGTAGCCGCCCTTCTTTACGCCCGCCGCCGGTGCGTACTTGCTGCGGTCGAGCGTCGGCAGCGCCTGACGCGAGAAGATCAGCGCGGTCGGGTGGCTGGCCGACTCGGCGGCGCAGCGCCACGCCTCGGCAACCTCGTTCGCATCGCCGGGGCGGATGGTGTCGAGGCCGGGGATCGCGCGCAGCGTCGCCAGATGCTCGATCGGCTGGTGGGTCGGGCCGTCCTCGCCCACGCCGATCGAATCGTGCGTGAAGACGAACACCGCGCCCAGCTCCATGATTGCGGCGAGGCGGATCGGCGCACGCATATAGTCGGAGAAGACCAGGAAGGTCGCGCCGTAGGAGCGCAGGTGCGACAGCGCCATGCCGTCGACGATCGCGCCCATCGAATGCTCACGCACGCCGAAGTGCATGTTGCGGCCGTCATAGCTGCCCGCCTGGAACGAGCCGCCGTCCTTGATCAACGTCTTGGTCGACGGCGCCAGGTCGGCGGAACCGCCGATCAGCCACGGCACCTTGGCGGCGATGGCGTTCTGCACCTTGCCGCCCGAGTCGCGGCTGGCGACGCCCTTGGCATCCGCCTCGAAGGTCGGGATCTCGCTGTCCCAGCCTTCGGGCAGGGTGTCGGACAGCATCGCGTCGAGCTGTGCGGCGAGGTCCGGATATTCGGCGCGGTACTTCTCGACCATCGCGACCCATTCGTCGCGCAGCGGCTTGCCGCGCTTCTCGATCGCGCCCTGGAAGGCTTCGCGCACGCCGTCAGGGACCAGGAACTTGGCGTCCTCGGGCCAGCCATAGGCCTTCTTGGTGGCGCGGATCGCATCGTCGCCCAGCGGCTCGCCATGCGCCTTTTCGCTGCCCGCCTTGGGGCTGCCATAGCCGATGACCGACTTCACGACGATGAAGGTCGGCTTGTCGGTGGTCGCCTTGAACGTATCGAGCGCGGCGGTCAGCGCGGCCACGTCATTGGCGTCGTCGACATGCAGGACGTTCCAGCCATAAGCCTCGAAGCGCTTGCCCACATCCTCGTCGAACGCCAGGTCGGTGCCGCCCTCGATCGAGATATGATTCGAGTCGTAGATCCAGCAGAGGTTCGACAGCTTCAGATGCCCGGCGGTCGAGGCCGCTTCCGACGCGACGCCCTCCATCATGTCGCCGTCACCGCACACGACGTAAACGTCATGGTCGAAGATCGGGAAACCCTCGCGGTTGAAATGCGCGGCCAGCCAGCGTTCGGCGATCGCCATGCCGACCGAATTGCCGCAGCCTGCGCCGAGCGGGCCGGTCGTGGTCTCGACACCGGTGGTGTGGCGATATTCGGGGTGGCCCGGCGTCTTGGAGTTGAGCTGGCGGAAGCCCTTCAGGTCCTCCAGGCTCAGCGCGGGCTTGCCCGACTTCTTGCCGTCCGCGTCGATCTCCTCGATCCCCGCCAGGTGGATCAGCGAGTAGAGCAGCATCGAGGCATGGCCGACCGATAGAACGAAGCGGTCGCGATTGGGCCAGTCGGCATGGGCGGGGTCATAGCGCAGAAACTTCGACCAGACGGTGTGACCGACCGGGGCCAGCGCCATCGGCGTGCCGGGGTGACCCGAATTGGCCTGCTGCACCGCGTCCATCGACAGGGTGCGGATGGTGTCGATGGTCAGGCGCTCGATCGAACCGTCCTCGTGCAGATGGGTATCGGACGGGGCGTTGATGGTGGCATCGGTCATGGGTTCTGGCCTTATCCTTACAATGTGCGCTCGAACGCGTCCGCGCTCGCTCTGGTTGCCATGTGTGGGCGGCCTTAGCGCGCCTGACGCCCCCGTTCCAGCCGGGTAACGACCCCGTCCCCGGCAATATAGGCGGCGTCTATCTCGTTCAGGAACAGCCCATGTCCGACGACGCCCGGAATCGCCATCAACGCCTCCGCCAGCGCAGGGAGATCGGCATCGTCCCAGCCATGGCCGTCGACGACGATGTTGCCGTTGTCGGTCCGGTAGTCGGCGCGCTCCTCAAGCCGTTCGAACAACGCGGAAAGCCGGGCCGTCGCGAAGGCACGCGCGAAGGGCAGGATTTCGACCGGCAGCTTGGCACCGCCCAGTCGCTCCACCCGCTTGGAGGCGTCGGCGATCACGATCATCCGGTCGGCAGAGGCCGCAACGATCTTCTCCCGCAGCATCGCCCCGCCCGCGCCCTTCACCGCGCGCAGACCGGCGTCGATGGCGTCCGCCCCGTCGATCGCCAGATCGACACGCGCCACCTCGGCGAAATCGCGCACCGTAATGCCCAGCGACCGGGCCATCTCGGCACTGGCCCGCGACGTCGCCACGGCCTGAATCTTCAGCTTGCGCGCCGCCAGCGCGGCAATGGCATGGGTGGCGGTCGAACCGGTCCCCAGCCCCACCAGCATATCGTCGCAAGCCTCTTCTACCGCAGCCGCGGCGGCGAGGCGTTTATCGGCGTCCCGATCGGTCATGTCCCTTTGAAAATGCTTCAAAACCTCAAAGGCTCCCGTGCTCCCGGATTTTGTCGCAGCGCGACAATTTGCGACAAATAAAGCCGCCCGATTAGGCCATGATCGCTTGCCTTTTCAAAGCCGCATCGTGCAATTTGTTGTCGAACGGCAACGTTTCGTCATGCTCGGGCATTTACGTGCGGGCTTGGCGCGCGGCTGGCATCTCAGGCAGGTGAACGAATTGAATTTTGCAGGCTTTCGCGGGCGCGGCATGCTCGCCGGTACGGCCATGGTCCTGGCGCTCGCGACCCTTTCGGGATGCGGCGGTGAGAAGGGCGGCGCGGCCAAGGGGCGCGGCGGCGCGCAAGCGACGCCGACCGTCGGCTTCGTGACCGTCCAGCCGACCGACGCGCCGATCGTGACCGAACTCGCCGCCCGCACCAGCGCCTTCGAAAGCTCCGACGTCCGCCCGCAGGTAACGGGCGTCATCCGCCGCCGCCTGTTCACCGAAGGTAGCCTCGTGAAGCGCGGCCAGCCGCTCTACGAGATCGATCCGCGCCTCTATCGCGCGTCGGTCAACCAGGCCGCCGCCAATCTGCAAAGCGCGCAGGCCAATGCCGAGGCGACGCGCACGCTGGCCGAACGCTATCGCCCACTGGCGCAGATCGAGGCGATCTCGAAGCAGGATTATACCAACGCGCAGGCCAGCGCGCGCCAGGCCGCCGCCCAGGTGGCGCAGACCCGCGCCGCGCTGGAGACGGCGCGCGTCAACCTGCAATTCACCACCGTACCCGCCCCCATCACCGGGCGCATCGGCCGTTCGCTGTTCACCGTCGGCGCGCTCGTCAGTGCCAGCCAGACCGATGCGCTGGCGCAGATCCAGCGGCTCGACCCGATCTTCGTCGACATCCAGCAATCGGCCACCGATCTGCTGTCGCTGCGCCGCAGCCTGTCGGCGCGCGACGGGCTGATCCCGGCCAGCGCCCGCGTCACGCTGCGGCTGGAGGACGGCACCGATTACGGCCAGACCGGCACGGTCGAGTTCGCCGAGGCGGTGGTCGACCCGCAGACCGGTACCGTGACGCTGCGCGCCCGCTTCCCCAATCCACAAGGGCTGCTGTTGCCCGGCATGTTCGTCCGCGCGCGTTTCGCGCAGGCGATCGACACCAGCGCCTTCCTGGTCCCGCAACAGGCGATCGCGCGCGATCCGAAGGGCAATGCGACGCTGTTCGTCGTAGGTCCGAACGACAAGGTCCAGCAGCGGACGGTCAAGACCGAGCGGACGCAAGGCACCTATTGGGTCGTCACCGACGGCCTGAAACCCGGCGACAAGATCGTGACCCAGGGCCTCGCCAATCTGCGCCCCGGCCAGAGCGTGCGCGCGGTGCCCGCCAACAGCCCGCAAAAGGTCCAGCCCCCCTCGCCCGAACAGTTGAAGAAGATGCAGGCCGCCAAGGGCAAGGCGGGCTGACCGGATCATGCTCAGCCGCGTCTTCATCGATCGTCCCATCTTCGCCTGGGTCCTTGCCATCATCGTCATGCTGGCGGGCATCGGCGCGATCATGGGCCTGCCCATCGCGCAATATCCGGATGTCGCGCCGCCCCAGGTGTCGATCCGCGCCACCTTCCCCGGCGCGTCCGCCCAGACGCTGCAGAACTCGGTCACGCAGGTTATCGAACAGCAGCTGACCGGCATCGACGGCCTGCTCTATTTCCAGTCGTCCTCGTCCAGCCGCGGCTCAGTGACGATCACCGCCACCTTCGCCAAGGGCACCGATCCCGACATCGCGCAGGTGCAGGTCCAGAACCAGGTCCAGCAATCGGTCGCGCGCCTGCCGCAACAGGTACAGCAACAGGGTCTGGTCGTCCGCAAGTCGAACCCCGACTTCCTTCTCATCGCGGGCGTCTATGACGAGACGAACCGGATGACGAACCAGGACGTCGCCGACTATCTGGTCTCCAATCTCCAGGACCCGCTGGGCCGTATCCAGGGCGTCGGCGACACCAACGTCTTCGGCTCGCAATATGCGATGCGCATCTGGCTGAACCCGGAGAAGCTGGCCTCCTACCAGCTGATGCCGTCGGACGTGACGACCGCGATCCAGAACCAGAATACCGAGGTCGCGGCCGGTGAAGTCGGCGGCACGCCCTCGCCGACGACGCAGATGCTCAACGCCACCGTGACCTCGATGTCGCGGCTTCAAACGCCCGAGCAGTTCCGCGAGATCATCGTCAAGACGCTGAACAACGGCGCGACGGTCAAGCTGTCCGACGTGGCGCGCATCGAGCTGGGCGCGGAAAGCTATGCCGCGGTCAGCCGGATCAACCAGCATCCGGGAGCCGGTATCGCGGTCCTGATGGCACCGGGCGCCGACGCGCTGAAGACCGCCGAGTTGGTCAAGGCCGAAGTAAACCGCGTCGCCAAGGGCTTCCCGGCGGGGTTGAAGGTCGCCTATGCCAACGACACCACCGCCTTCATCAAGC carries:
- the rpiA gene encoding ribose-5-phosphate isomerase RpiA, with translation MTDRDADKRLAAAAAVEEACDDMLVGLGTGSTATHAIAALAARKLKIQAVATSRASAEMARSLGITVRDFAEVARVDLAIDGADAIDAGLRAVKGAGGAMLREKIVAASADRMIVIADASKRVERLGGAKLPVEILPFARAFATARLSALFERLEERADYRTDNGNIVVDGHGWDDADLPALAEALMAIPGVVGHGLFLNEIDAAYIAGDGVVTRLERGRQAR
- the tkt gene encoding transketolase, whose product is MTDATINAPSDTHLHEDGSIERLTIDTIRTLSMDAVQQANSGHPGTPMALAPVGHTVWSKFLRYDPAHADWPNRDRFVLSVGHASMLLYSLIHLAGIEEIDADGKKSGKPALSLEDLKGFRQLNSKTPGHPEYRHTTGVETTTGPLGAGCGNSVGMAIAERWLAAHFNREGFPIFDHDVYVVCGDGDMMEGVASEAASTAGHLKLSNLCWIYDSNHISIEGGTDLAFDEDVGKRFEAYGWNVLHVDDANDVAALTAALDTFKATTDKPTFIVVKSVIGYGSPKAGSEKAHGEPLGDDAIRATKKAYGWPEDAKFLVPDGVREAFQGAIEKRGKPLRDEWVAMVEKYRAEYPDLAAQLDAMLSDTLPEGWDSEIPTFEADAKGVASRDSGGKVQNAIAAKVPWLIGGSADLAPSTKTLIKDGGSFQAGSYDGRNMHFGVREHSMGAIVDGMALSHLRSYGATFLVFSDYMRAPIRLAAIMELGAVFVFTHDSIGVGEDGPTHQPIEHLATLRAIPGLDTIRPGDANEVAEAWRCAAESASHPTALIFSRQALPTLDRSKYAPAAGVKKGGYVLADCDGTPDIILIATGSELSLVADAYETLKADGVKVRVVSLPSWYRFEMQDAAYKDSVLPKTVTKRLAVEQAGSIGWDRYVGFDGRTITMSTFGASAPLAKLQDKYGFTHDNVVKVAREMLETK
- a CDS encoding efflux RND transporter periplasmic adaptor subunit, coding for MLAGTAMVLALATLSGCGGEKGGAAKGRGGAQATPTVGFVTVQPTDAPIVTELAARTSAFESSDVRPQVTGVIRRRLFTEGSLVKRGQPLYEIDPRLYRASVNQAAANLQSAQANAEATRTLAERYRPLAQIEAISKQDYTNAQASARQAAAQVAQTRAALETARVNLQFTTVPAPITGRIGRSLFTVGALVSASQTDALAQIQRLDPIFVDIQQSATDLLSLRRSLSARDGLIPASARVTLRLEDGTDYGQTGTVEFAEAVVDPQTGTVTLRARFPNPQGLLLPGMFVRARFAQAIDTSAFLVPQQAIARDPKGNATLFVVGPNDKVQQRTVKTERTQGTYWVVTDGLKPGDKIVTQGLANLRPGQSVRAVPANSPQKVQPPSPEQLKKMQAAKGKAG